In the Haloferula helveola genome, one interval contains:
- a CDS encoding ComF family protein → MPEGRGLRALFGRVLDVVYPGVCHLCGDGVAGGRNLCSDCSEALPGLEAPFCSDCGESFDGAIDAVFSCPNCRDQEFAFEFARPALVRSDGAMELVQDLKYGRRLELARELASLATRAFEDPRLSEALDSRWPLVPVPLHRRRFRWRQFNQALEIARPMGKALGLPVVKMLRRKRATVTQTRLSRSQRQKNLRGAFEVRPGTGEKPGVVLVDDVFTTGSTAHECARVLRRAGVQKVVVVTVVRG, encoded by the coding sequence ATGCCTGAGGGGCGCGGGCTGCGGGCGCTTTTCGGGCGGGTGCTCGATGTCGTCTATCCCGGCGTCTGCCACCTTTGCGGAGACGGCGTGGCGGGTGGGCGGAATCTCTGCTCCGACTGTTCCGAAGCGCTTCCCGGCCTGGAGGCGCCGTTCTGCTCGGACTGCGGGGAGAGCTTCGACGGCGCGATCGACGCGGTTTTTTCCTGTCCGAACTGCCGTGACCAGGAGTTTGCCTTTGAGTTCGCCCGACCGGCGCTGGTCCGGTCGGACGGGGCGATGGAGCTGGTTCAGGATCTGAAATACGGGCGTCGTCTCGAACTCGCGCGGGAGCTTGCCTCGCTGGCAACCAGGGCCTTCGAAGATCCGCGGCTGTCGGAGGCGCTTGATTCGCGGTGGCCGCTCGTGCCGGTCCCGCTGCACCGGCGCCGGTTCCGCTGGCGGCAGTTCAACCAAGCGTTGGAAATCGCCCGTCCCATGGGCAAAGCGCTCGGTCTCCCGGTGGTAAAGATGCTCCGACGCAAGCGCGCCACGGTCACCCAGACCCGGCTGAGCCGGAGCCAGCGGCAGAAGAACCTCCGGGGTGCCTTCGAAGTGAGGCCGGGAACGGGCGAGAAGCCCGGCGTGGTGCTGGTCGACGACGTTTTCACCACCGGGTCGACCGCCCACGAGTGCGCCCGGGTGCTCCGCCGTGCCGGAGTTCAAAAGGTGGTTGTCGTGACGGTGGTGCGCGGCTAG